CCGGCACACGCCGTAACCGCCTCCTCTCGGCGGCCCGGGCGGAGAGAAAATCTTCTCTCGTCCCCGTCCAGATAAAAACATCATTCTCGTTGACCAGAGCAAATCACTCGTCGATCTTTGTTAAGTACCGGGCGGTAATCTTTCGCCGTTCGGGACGCGGTGATTTGGCTAAAGACAATAGCCGCGCCGCTGACGTTTGAGCACCACGCTTCGTGCCTGCGCGCCGTGGTGCAGCGGGAAATGGGCCATGGTCACGATCATCGATTGCCTGCGAGTCGCTTGCCGCGCGTGCCGCCTTGGGTGTTGCGCGGGCTGACCCCGGATCCGTTCTCTTCCGTTGCAATCGACACCGGCGGCCCGCCGGTGGTGGACCTGTCTTCCATGGCTGATCTCGTACACGCGTTCAGGCGTTCCGATGCCGAGGGTGCGCCTTCCGATCGCGGCGAAGCGTCGGGCCTCGTCGATCGGGCGCGCGTGTTGGCGACCGACTTCGCGAAGGACGCCGCCCGGCTCGACGCCGAGGCCGCCGTGCCCTCCGAGAACTTCGAGCGGATGGCCGGCACTGGCCTTCTTGGCCTGACCGTGCCTCGCCGCCTCGGCGGCGGTGGCGGCGACCTGCGCACGGCCGGGGCCATCATCGGCGCGATCGGCAAGGCGGAGCCTGCGACCGCGCTCATCCTGGCCATGCAGTACAACCAGCATCGTCGCGTCGCCGAGGGACGCTGGCCGCAGCATATCGCCGACCGCGTCGGGCGCGAGGCGGCGGGCGCGGGTGTGTCCCTGTTGAACGCCCTTCGGGTCGAGCCCGAGCTCGGAACGCCGACGCGCGGCGGCATGCCCGCCACCGTGGCCGCGCGGACGGCAAGCGGCTGGCGCATTTCCGGCCACAAGATCTACTGCACCGGCATCCCGGTCCTGAGCTGGCTCATGGTCTGGGCCCGCACGGACGAGCCCGATCCGCGCGTCGGCATCTTCCTCGTCCCCGCGCGGGCGCCCGGAGTCCGTGTGGTCGAGACATGGGATCAGCTGGGCATGCGGGCGACCGCCAGCCACGATGTGATCTTCGAAGACGTCGAGATACCCGCCGACCATGCCGTGGACATCGCTCTGCCGTCGGAGCAGCAGGGGCCGAGCCCGATCGACATGGCCTGGAACGCCGGGCTGATCGGCAGCCTTTACCACGGCGTCGCCTGCGCCGCGCGCGACTGGCTCGTGCGGTTTCTGCAAGATCGTGTGCCGTCCGGCCTCGGCAAGTCGCTCGCGAGCCTGCCACGCTTTCAGGAGGCGGTCGGCGGCATGGAGCTCCTGCTCGCCACCAATACGCGCCTGTTGCGCAGCCTGGCCAGCGACACCGACGGCGGCGACGTGCCGTCGATCGCCGAGAGCGGCGCGGTGAAGGTCGCCGTCACCGAGAACGCCATCGCCGCCACGCAGAAGGCGGTCGAGCTTTCCAGCAATCGCGGCCTGTCACGCGCGCAGCCGCTCGAGCGCCATCTGCGCGACGTGCTCTGCGCGCGCATCCACACGCCACAGGACGACAGCGTCCGTCTCACGCTGGGCCGCAAGGCCCTCGGCAGCGCCTGATACCCCGGAGATACAGCATGAGCGTCGAATTCATCGGTTATG
Above is a genomic segment from Geminicoccaceae bacterium SCSIO 64248 containing:
- a CDS encoding acyl-CoA/acyl-ACP dehydrogenase, translated to MADLVHAFRRSDAEGAPSDRGEASGLVDRARVLATDFAKDAARLDAEAAVPSENFERMAGTGLLGLTVPRRLGGGGGDLRTAGAIIGAIGKAEPATALILAMQYNQHRRVAEGRWPQHIADRVGREAAGAGVSLLNALRVEPELGTPTRGGMPATVAARTASGWRISGHKIYCTGIPVLSWLMVWARTDEPDPRVGIFLVPARAPGVRVVETWDQLGMRATASHDVIFEDVEIPADHAVDIALPSEQQGPSPIDMAWNAGLIGSLYHGVACAARDWLVRFLQDRVPSGLGKSLASLPRFQEAVGGMELLLATNTRLLRSLASDTDGGDVPSIAESGAVKVAVTENAIAATQKAVELSSNRGLSRAQPLERHLRDVLCARIHTPQDDSVRLTLGRKALGSA